A genome region from Ottowia testudinis includes the following:
- a CDS encoding DUF932 domain-containing protein encodes MRDTFAPNPGRPVGRPSSTLAGMRIPAGVVPSPLFISEKEIHMKSGRSLQSLAQELDRQRISKRDLVLPSSLIHHTTREDGETELVVEEPESPRRYDVTPLARRQLADKLRIPLAYFERMRTEQPTLLDRNVNTWLEQEGDRHMLRTLDGRVRAVLSDRYRRLDNHDLAEHVLPILGHLDGRVESAELTETKMYIKYILPRLQYEMRVGDVVQAGIVISNSEVGHGTLTVQPLVFRLVCSNGMIAVDQSLRKTHLGRALGSDNSVTIFQDDTLQADDRAFFLQVRDVVQSALSEATFLQVAAKMQKTMGIELKGSPVKTVEVLRQRYTLTEAEGDGVLRHLITGGDLSGYGLVNAVTHYSQEVGDYDRATEFEALGGKLVELSSREWKGLAEAA; translated from the coding sequence ATGCGCGACACGTTCGCGCCGAACCCGGGTCGGCCAGTTGGCCGGCCTTCATCAACCCTGGCGGGGATGCGCATCCCCGCAGGGGTCGTGCCGTCCCCGCTTTTCATTTCCGAAAAGGAGATTCACATGAAAAGCGGACGTTCTCTCCAAAGCCTGGCCCAGGAACTCGATCGCCAGCGCATCAGCAAGCGTGACCTGGTCCTGCCCTCTTCCCTCATCCATCACACGACGCGGGAAGACGGCGAGACCGAACTGGTCGTCGAAGAGCCCGAATCGCCGCGTCGGTATGACGTGACGCCGCTCGCGCGCCGGCAACTCGCAGACAAACTGCGCATCCCGCTGGCGTACTTCGAACGCATGCGCACCGAGCAGCCGACGCTGCTCGATCGCAACGTCAACACATGGCTGGAGCAGGAAGGCGATCGCCACATGCTGCGCACGCTCGATGGACGGGTGCGCGCCGTGCTCTCGGATCGCTATCGCCGTCTCGACAACCACGATCTCGCCGAGCACGTGCTGCCGATCCTCGGTCATCTGGACGGCCGTGTCGAGTCGGCCGAGCTCACCGAGACGAAGATGTACATCAAATACATCCTGCCGCGTCTGCAGTACGAGATGCGGGTCGGCGATGTGGTCCAGGCCGGCATCGTGATCTCGAACTCCGAAGTGGGCCATGGCACCCTCACGGTCCAGCCGCTGGTCTTCAGGCTGGTGTGCAGCAACGGAATGATCGCCGTCGACCAGTCGCTTCGCAAGACGCACCTGGGCCGTGCGCTCGGCAGCGATAACTCGGTGACGATCTTCCAGGACGACACGCTCCAGGCCGATGACCGTGCCTTCTTCCTGCAGGTCCGCGATGTGGTTCAGTCCGCCCTGTCCGAAGCCACCTTTCTGCAAGTTGCGGCGAAGATGCAGAAGACGATGGGCATTGAGCTGAAGGGCAGCCCCGTGAAGACGGTCGAGGTGCTGCGCCAGCGCTACACGCTGACCGAAGCCGAAGGGGATGGCGTGCTGCGTCACCTGATCACGGGTGGCGACCTGTCCGGATACGGGCTCGTCAACGCCGTGACGCATTACAGCCAGGAGGTGGGCGACTACGACCGCGCCACCGAGTTCGAGGCGCTGGGCGGCAAGCTCGTCGAGTTGTCCAGCCGCGAGTGGAAGGGGTTGGCCGAAGCGGCTTGA
- a CDS encoding helix-turn-helix transcriptional regulator, with protein sequence MPTATTILQLVPPSRAASTPPPTLPETGFVREARLLVFLPFSHSTLWRRVAAGTFPAPIKLSERVTAWRAEDVRAWIKAQGEGGAASG encoded by the coding sequence ATGCCCACCGCAACCACCATTCTTCAACTCGTCCCGCCCTCGCGTGCGGCGAGTACTCCCCCGCCAACCTTGCCCGAGACGGGGTTCGTGCGCGAAGCCCGACTGCTCGTCTTCCTGCCGTTTTCCCACTCGACACTGTGGCGACGTGTCGCCGCGGGAACGTTCCCCGCGCCCATCAAGCTGTCCGAGCGTGTCACCGCTTGGCGGGCGGAAGACGTTCGTGCCTGGATCAAGGCTCAAGGGGAGGGCGGCGCAGCCTCCGGGTGA
- a CDS encoding AcaB family transcriptional regulator has protein sequence MAASKSDMQIVKIDEGAVNARILARESKADFRRVEAASIKVVARLTSAEGKRLFVRFFSTLQLNAHFISVIARTRLESADVAKVEEAIKSRIDGVATNLNQAIDGAEALFKANGITSAATYDTKPMEIEVGVISSTGRRYLELIAKLDQLMPLLQTLEIHEVINTQVLDQQRATLKRQVRDVANSARSLASGLRRRMNAMAAAAGSAARGQGAAGDAREGSEEHHNNGVVEESPEGAEAVASIEAEHRGEGARYESPADEPAPKAGDPD, from the coding sequence ATGGCGGCAAGCAAATCCGATATGCAGATCGTCAAGATCGACGAGGGCGCAGTCAATGCGCGCATCCTGGCCCGCGAGTCCAAGGCTGACTTTCGGCGCGTGGAGGCAGCCAGCATCAAGGTTGTGGCCCGGCTTACCAGTGCAGAGGGCAAGCGCCTGTTCGTGCGCTTCTTCAGTACCCTGCAGCTCAACGCGCACTTCATTTCCGTGATCGCCCGTACGCGATTGGAGTCGGCCGACGTGGCCAAGGTGGAGGAGGCCATCAAGTCCAGGATCGACGGAGTCGCCACGAACCTCAATCAGGCCATCGACGGTGCAGAGGCCTTGTTCAAGGCGAATGGCATCACCAGCGCCGCTACCTACGACACCAAGCCGATGGAGATCGAGGTGGGGGTCATTTCGTCGACCGGCAGGCGGTATCTCGAGCTGATCGCCAAGCTCGACCAATTGATGCCGCTCTTGCAGACCTTGGAAATTCACGAGGTCATCAACACGCAGGTGTTGGACCAGCAGCGGGCAACCTTGAAGCGTCAGGTTCGGGATGTCGCCAACTCCGCGCGGAGCCTGGCGTCGGGTCTGCGGCGGCGGATGAACGCCATGGCAGCGGCAGCTGGTTCTGCCGCGAGAGGCCAAGGTGCCGCTGGTGATGCTCGCGAGGGCTCCGAGGAACATCACAACAATGGCGTGGTCGAGGAATCGCCCGAAGGCGCAGAGGCTGTTGCCAGCATCGAGGCGGAGCACCGTGGTGAGGGGGCTCGCTACGAATCCCCCGCTGATGAGCCAGCGCCAAAGGCCGGAGATCCAGACTGA
- a CDS encoding type II toxin-antitoxin system HipA family toxin → MTSSDQRAYVYLQLPQSLEVVTAGFYELDFPQGVPTGSFVYNPAYLQRADAVPLEPYELPLAPRRMRTVKLKGIFGALRDASPDAWGRRIIEKHTGRTDLTEVDYLLHSPEDRAGALSFGRDKVPPAPARKFNQVIQLPALLAAAEQFLEDEAAGKAGVPEQMLELLQPGTSMGGARPKNVVEDGEGLWLAKFSDRGDKWNNARVEGAMLALAQECGLRVARHRVETVAGKDVLLVQRFDRTLTADGYLRHRMVSGLTALGAEDSHGDRAKWSYLLLADELRRRSARSVQDLEELFRRMVFNALISNTDDHPRNHALIATTDKWELSPAYDLTPNPLTSAEKRDLAMTCGTFNRYANRANLVSQHGQFKLSLEHATAIVDQLQQVVASRWHATLRQKGATLADCDKLAGAFNYPGFELDPAVVLAGQ, encoded by the coding sequence ATGACGAGTTCTGACCAGCGTGCCTACGTCTACCTCCAACTGCCGCAGTCATTGGAGGTGGTGACGGCGGGGTTCTACGAGTTGGATTTCCCGCAAGGAGTACCGACGGGCTCGTTCGTCTACAATCCGGCTTATCTGCAGCGCGCCGATGCAGTCCCGCTGGAACCCTACGAACTGCCCCTGGCACCGCGACGCATGCGGACGGTCAAGCTCAAAGGCATCTTCGGCGCCCTGCGCGACGCTTCGCCCGATGCCTGGGGGCGCCGCATCATCGAAAAGCACACCGGACGCACCGACCTCACCGAGGTCGACTACCTGCTGCACTCGCCGGAGGATCGCGCGGGCGCACTGTCCTTCGGCCGCGACAAGGTGCCCCCCGCGCCAGCCCGCAAGTTCAACCAGGTCATCCAGCTGCCGGCCCTGCTTGCGGCGGCCGAACAGTTCCTGGAGGATGAAGCTGCGGGCAAGGCTGGCGTGCCCGAGCAGATGCTCGAACTCCTGCAGCCCGGCACCTCCATGGGCGGCGCCCGCCCCAAGAACGTGGTCGAAGATGGCGAGGGCCTCTGGCTCGCCAAGTTTTCGGACCGGGGCGACAAGTGGAACAACGCCCGTGTCGAAGGCGCGATGCTCGCTCTGGCACAGGAATGCGGTCTGCGCGTAGCACGACACCGCGTCGAGACGGTCGCCGGCAAGGACGTGCTGCTTGTGCAGCGCTTCGACCGCACGCTGACCGCCGACGGGTACCTGCGCCACCGCATGGTCAGCGGCCTGACCGCGCTGGGTGCCGAGGACTCGCATGGAGACCGGGCCAAGTGGTCGTACCTGCTGCTGGCCGACGAACTGCGGCGGCGAAGTGCCCGATCGGTGCAAGACCTCGAAGAGCTGTTTCGGCGCATGGTGTTCAACGCCCTCATCTCGAACACCGACGACCATCCGCGCAACCATGCCTTGATCGCCACAACGGACAAGTGGGAACTGTCGCCTGCGTACGACCTGACGCCCAACCCGCTGACCAGCGCCGAAAAGCGGGATCTCGCCATGACCTGCGGGACCTTCAACCGCTACGCGAACCGCGCCAACCTGGTCTCGCAGCATGGGCAGTTCAAGCTCTCCCTCGAACACGCGACGGCCATCGTCGACCAGCTTCAGCAAGTGGTGGCCTCACGCTGGCATGCGACCCTGCGACAGAAAGGCGCGACGCTCGCCGACTGCGACAAACTGGCCGGCGCATTCAACTACCCAGGGTTTGAGCTTGATCCTGCCGTGGTGCTCGCGGGCCAGTAA
- a CDS encoding ATP-binding protein, with product MDTVQVRINEEGTLRNQRFAFSDRFTLVTELLQNARRAGATLIEVSHDPVSRTLRVRDNGHGIEDFGKLLAFNESGWGEALRAEEHPFGAGFSRCLYAASRCTVISRGRQIAFDTAAALARSEIPVEETDYGPEMGTIIELEGVELPDLDSRLATLCMGFPVQVEFNGRPIDRPRAPYRLSSVETPLGSVHLVGTHSGQHSLSVDVYLQGFRVMFLPNYLSITETPNVVHLDSKVFFARLPDRDTLIDADVQEMKIRQQIRQSWRDTLLSRKAGMAAGEFIEDFFNVMRHHRHLDLLNDIELIPRQVCDRIQGYPQRTPTPHLDFLEHPVHALPRQDIESGRFQLVRLDWPDGQNAAKWMLARAKGYVVMASDDLDAGHWIHSYVRDLNKEEVSIRVSHEHQRSYLDGSWIAAHVVLCEEVTVRMGDVEATFSEDGLYHDGTLYIPAGERSGRAVRQYASYYDGHDRFHESDMNADVSALADLIRRLRMADPEEAMRSLISDARSERYPLLRGLSFRVQIGIDAGSHEISLIE from the coding sequence ATGGACACCGTCCAAGTCCGCATCAACGAAGAAGGCACGCTGCGCAACCAGCGCTTTGCCTTCAGCGACCGGTTCACGCTGGTCACGGAACTGCTGCAGAACGCGCGCCGCGCCGGCGCGACCTTGATCGAAGTCAGCCACGACCCCGTCTCCCGCACCCTGCGGGTGCGTGACAACGGGCACGGCATCGAAGACTTCGGCAAGCTGCTGGCCTTCAATGAGTCCGGTTGGGGCGAAGCGCTGCGTGCCGAGGAGCATCCTTTCGGCGCCGGGTTCTCCCGCTGCCTCTATGCCGCGAGCCGCTGCACGGTCATCTCGCGGGGCAGGCAGATCGCCTTCGACACGGCCGCCGCCCTGGCGCGGTCCGAGATCCCGGTGGAGGAAACCGACTACGGACCGGAGATGGGAACCATCATCGAACTCGAAGGCGTGGAACTCCCTGATCTCGATTCGCGGCTGGCTACCCTGTGCATGGGGTTCCCCGTGCAGGTGGAATTCAACGGCCGGCCCATCGACCGGCCCCGCGCTCCCTATCGCTTGAGCAGCGTCGAGACGCCGCTTGGTTCGGTCCACCTCGTCGGGACGCACAGCGGGCAGCATTCGCTGTCCGTCGATGTGTATCTGCAGGGCTTTCGCGTGATGTTCCTGCCGAACTACCTGTCGATCACCGAGACGCCGAACGTCGTGCATCTCGACTCGAAGGTCTTTTTCGCACGCCTGCCCGACCGGGACACCCTGATCGACGCCGACGTGCAGGAAATGAAGATCCGGCAGCAAATCCGCCAGAGCTGGCGCGACACGCTACTCAGTCGCAAGGCGGGAATGGCTGCGGGAGAGTTCATCGAGGACTTCTTCAACGTGATGCGCCACCACCGGCATCTGGATTTGCTCAATGACATCGAGCTGATCCCTAGGCAGGTCTGCGACCGTATCCAGGGCTATCCCCAGCGCACGCCAACGCCGCACCTGGACTTCCTGGAGCACCCGGTGCACGCCCTACCCCGACAGGACATCGAGAGCGGACGGTTTCAACTTGTCAGGCTCGACTGGCCGGATGGGCAAAACGCCGCGAAGTGGATGCTGGCGCGGGCCAAGGGCTATGTCGTCATGGCCTCGGACGATCTCGATGCGGGCCACTGGATTCATTCGTATGTCCGCGACCTGAACAAGGAAGAGGTGTCGATACGGGTCTCCCATGAGCATCAGCGCTCCTACCTCGATGGCAGCTGGATCGCGGCACACGTGGTTCTGTGCGAGGAAGTCACCGTCCGCATGGGCGACGTGGAAGCGACGTTCTCCGAGGACGGCCTCTACCACGACGGCACGCTGTACATCCCTGCCGGGGAGCGCAGCGGTCGCGCGGTTCGCCAGTACGCGTCCTACTACGACGGCCATGATCGGTTCCACGAATCCGACATGAACGCCGACGTAAGCGCGCTCGCGGACCTCATCCGCCGCTTGCGCATGGCAGACCCGGAGGAGGCCATGCGCTCGCTGATCAGCGACGCGCGATCCGAGCGGTATCCGCTGCTGCGCGGCCTGAGCTTCCGCGTGCAGATCGGCATCGACGCCGGTAGCCACGAGATCAGCCTGATCGAGTGA
- a CDS encoding ABC transporter substrate-binding protein — protein MHPDSNPFLRGYQKLRIDRTLCITYEDDCPPVWRPLHPSQAHLPDDQVALFPCVFNNDFALITEDQDIPKDLDAQCQTEGVVRTVVYAVSGDDFGQTVHVGDTYSEEAAQEVVRRLCFETGFYSRCWEISSAHLTPEAGRFLAELADIATPSGFLFVAFRIPYSPAIGVKLIATPWTDANLQPIEDITAEQLRQEHRNKGMPESLVEVLHQAAVADVRMLVFDADAPILEGMTLYGDE, from the coding sequence ATGCACCCTGATTCCAACCCTTTCCTCCGCGGCTACCAGAAGCTGCGCATCGATCGCACCTTGTGCATCACCTACGAGGACGACTGCCCGCCGGTCTGGCGCCCGCTGCATCCCAGCCAGGCGCATCTGCCAGACGACCAGGTCGCGCTATTCCCCTGCGTCTTCAACAACGACTTCGCTCTGATCACCGAAGACCAGGACATTCCCAAAGACCTGGACGCCCAATGCCAGACCGAGGGCGTGGTGCGCACCGTGGTCTACGCCGTCAGCGGCGACGACTTCGGCCAGACCGTGCACGTTGGCGACACCTATTCGGAGGAGGCCGCGCAGGAAGTCGTGCGGCGACTGTGCTTCGAGACCGGCTTCTACAGCCGGTGCTGGGAGATCAGCAGTGCCCATCTCACCCCCGAGGCGGGCCGCTTCCTCGCCGAACTGGCGGACATCGCCACGCCAAGCGGCTTTCTGTTCGTCGCCTTCCGCATCCCATACAGCCCCGCGATTGGCGTGAAGCTGATCGCCACCCCCTGGACGGATGCGAACCTGCAACCAATCGAAGATATCACCGCCGAGCAGTTGCGACAGGAGCATCGCAACAAAGGCATGCCGGAATCCCTGGTCGAGGTGCTGCACCAGGCTGCGGTCGCCGACGTGCGCATGCTCGTGTTCGATGCCGATGCCCCGATACTGGAAGGGATGACGCTGTACGGTGACGAATGA
- a CDS encoding DUF7146 domain-containing protein, whose amino-acid sequence MTKEEYQRRIDDVKTRAHGRWPEFLLHLGLDPRMIRKRLNLPCPFCGGTDRFQFTDKYGEGNYHCRNCGPGGGFQLAQQVTGLDFNRVLEAAEQYFGSYPRPLRAAGNEASPDRMKKLVQRIWNEAQPIDHGDVVDHYLRSRGLVLDRYPSVLRFHPKLGYYQKDESGKSRKIAEYPAMLASIQGPEGNIVSLHRTYLPEGRKLAANDAKKVLTSGITGAAVRLFGATDELALTEGIEKSLAVHLRTGKPAWAALSAGNLEKIWIPDTVTKVSIYADNDADGDFAGQAFAFALARRLKREEKGSVRRQVQVFVPKWPGVDWSDIWFRRWQAQMRQAA is encoded by the coding sequence ATGACCAAGGAAGAGTATCAACGCCGCATCGACGACGTGAAGACCCGCGCCCACGGGCGTTGGCCGGAGTTCCTGCTGCACCTGGGCCTGGATCCCCGGATGATCAGGAAGCGCCTGAACCTGCCCTGCCCCTTCTGCGGCGGAACGGATCGTTTCCAGTTCACCGACAAGTACGGCGAGGGCAACTACCACTGCCGCAACTGCGGCCCTGGCGGCGGCTTCCAGCTCGCGCAGCAGGTGACCGGGCTGGACTTCAACCGCGTCCTGGAGGCGGCCGAGCAGTACTTTGGCTCGTACCCGCGCCCCCTGCGGGCTGCCGGCAACGAAGCATCGCCGGATCGCATGAAGAAGCTTGTCCAGCGCATTTGGAACGAAGCTCAGCCCATCGACCACGGCGACGTGGTGGACCACTACCTGAGGTCTCGGGGCCTGGTCCTCGATCGCTACCCTTCGGTACTGCGCTTTCACCCAAAGCTCGGGTACTACCAGAAGGACGAGAGCGGCAAGTCGCGCAAGATCGCCGAGTACCCCGCGATGCTCGCCAGCATCCAGGGACCGGAGGGCAACATCGTGTCGCTGCACCGGACCTATCTGCCTGAGGGGCGCAAGCTCGCGGCGAACGATGCCAAGAAGGTGCTCACCTCGGGCATCACCGGCGCGGCAGTGCGGCTTTTCGGGGCGACGGACGAACTGGCTCTCACGGAGGGCATCGAGAAAAGCCTCGCGGTGCACCTGCGCACCGGCAAGCCGGCCTGGGCTGCGCTCAGCGCCGGGAACCTCGAGAAGATCTGGATTCCCGACACGGTGACCAAGGTCTCGATTTATGCCGACAACGATGCTGATGGCGATTTCGCGGGACAAGCCTTCGCTTTCGCCCTCGCGCGCCGCCTCAAGAGAGAGGAAAAAGGTAGTGTACGGCGGCAGGTCCAGGTCTTCGTGCCCAAGTGGCCTGGGGTCGACTGGTCGGACATCTGGTTTCGGCGTTGGCAGGCCCAGATGCGGCAAGCCGCATAG
- a CDS encoding PLP-dependent aminotransferase family protein, which yields MFKHAQLESVKAWIGDPAHGALPLHARIQRAIRQLIVDSALDVGKPLPASRALAKSLGVSRDTVESAYSQLHAEGFIERRVGSGSFVSERAQGSPRRGTAQRQRPQRESMRLSQRGAAMYQGGGVRDFLAPRPFAPGVPETRSFPLQTWERLERQVLKEYGTLALVHSPPQGMEPLRRAIADYVNLERGAHATHDRVLVLTSSQQAMTLCATVLLDAGDRIFIEDPVYHGARRAFDAAGLECVPVPLDAHGMRVEHLLNAVQPAKAVFLTPSHQFPTGATLALDRRLAVIEWARQHQAWIIEDDYDSEFHYAGKPTACVQGLDAHERTIYIGTFTKSLFPGLRIGYMVLPPQLVEPMTVARTLLDGHSAPIPQLTLARFMEGGHFGAHVRTMRGVYAERLDVLVRLVRTHLADVVEPRVPLGGMQMPCVFIRDIPEREVIDTARRAGIDLLGLTALHASSKHKAGFLMGFAAYTRDELEVAVKKLASVLLALRRR from the coding sequence TTGTTCAAACACGCCCAACTCGAATCCGTCAAAGCCTGGATAGGTGACCCGGCACATGGCGCTTTGCCGCTGCATGCGCGCATCCAGCGCGCCATCCGGCAACTGATCGTCGACAGCGCGCTCGACGTCGGAAAGCCGCTGCCCGCCTCGCGCGCACTGGCGAAGTCGCTGGGCGTGTCACGCGACACCGTTGAGTCGGCGTACAGTCAGTTGCATGCGGAAGGGTTCATCGAGCGGCGCGTGGGCAGCGGGAGCTTCGTGTCGGAGCGGGCACAGGGCTCGCCAAGGCGCGGCACCGCACAGCGTCAAAGGCCCCAGCGTGAATCAATGCGCCTCAGCCAGCGCGGCGCGGCGATGTATCAGGGAGGTGGTGTGCGCGACTTTCTGGCGCCACGTCCTTTTGCCCCGGGGGTGCCGGAAACGCGCAGCTTTCCGCTACAGACCTGGGAGCGCCTGGAGAGACAGGTGTTGAAGGAGTATGGAACCCTGGCCTTGGTGCACAGCCCCCCGCAGGGGATGGAGCCGTTGCGGCGCGCCATTGCGGATTACGTCAATCTCGAACGCGGGGCGCACGCCACGCACGATCGCGTACTGGTGCTGACCAGTTCGCAGCAGGCCATGACCCTGTGCGCCACCGTGCTACTCGACGCCGGTGATCGGATCTTCATCGAAGACCCCGTGTACCACGGGGCGCGCAGAGCGTTCGACGCCGCTGGTCTGGAGTGCGTGCCGGTCCCGCTGGACGCCCACGGCATGCGTGTGGAACACCTGCTCAATGCCGTGCAGCCAGCCAAAGCGGTCTTCCTGACCCCTTCGCACCAATTCCCGACGGGGGCGACGCTGGCGCTGGACCGGCGGCTCGCGGTGATCGAATGGGCAAGGCAGCACCAGGCCTGGATCATCGAAGATGACTACGACAGCGAGTTCCACTATGCCGGCAAGCCCACGGCCTGCGTGCAGGGACTCGATGCGCACGAGCGGACGATCTATATCGGCACCTTCACCAAGTCGTTGTTTCCGGGGCTGCGCATCGGCTACATGGTGTTGCCACCGCAACTCGTCGAACCCATGACGGTGGCGCGAACTCTGCTGGACGGGCACAGCGCGCCGATTCCGCAACTGACGCTGGCGCGCTTCATGGAGGGCGGGCATTTCGGCGCCCATGTGCGGACCATGCGCGGCGTCTACGCCGAGCGGCTCGACGTACTGGTGCGGCTTGTGCGCACGCACCTGGCGGACGTCGTTGAACCGAGGGTGCCCCTCGGCGGCATGCAAATGCCCTGTGTCTTCATCCGCGACATTCCCGAGCGCGAGGTCATTGATACTGCGCGCCGGGCCGGCATTGATCTCCTGGGTCTGACGGCGCTGCATGCGTCGAGCAAACACAAGGCTGGTTTCCTGATGGGGTTCGCGGCCTATACCCGAGATGAGTTGGAAGTGGCGGTCAAGAAGCTCGCCAGTGTGCTCCTGGCGTTGCGGCGCCGATAA